A window of Flavobacterium flavigenum contains these coding sequences:
- a CDS encoding MFS transporter, whose product MESNPNQKNSLKHVLFGSLIGTTIEFFDFYIYANAAVLVFPQLFFPGSDATMATLESLATFSIAFLSRPLGSAFFGHYGDKIGRKFTLVAALLTMGISTVTIGFLPGYASIGVAAPLLLMLCRFGQGVGLGGEWGGAVLLAIENAPPHKRAWYGMFPQLGAPIGLLLSGGTFLLLTDSMSNEDFMNYGWRIPFIASSLLVIVGFYIRTKITETPSFENSKNAHEEVKVPFLTLIKSYKNQLIFGTLAAVTTFLVFYLMTVFTLSWVTSDLGYVKRDALLIQLFSVLFFAIFIPVSALVADKIGRRKILIFTTIAIAIFGFLFSLFLNSGSPFLITSFVCIGMSLMGFTYGPLGTFLSELFPTTVRYSGASLTFNLAGILGAAFAPMIAIWLASTYGLNYVGFYLTIAAFVSLVSFLVISKKVHQF is encoded by the coding sequence ATGGAAAGTAACCCTAATCAAAAGAACTCCTTAAAGCATGTTCTGTTTGGAAGCCTTATTGGCACTACAATTGAATTTTTTGATTTTTATATTTATGCCAATGCAGCCGTATTGGTTTTTCCTCAATTATTTTTTCCCGGTTCAGATGCTACCATGGCAACTTTAGAATCATTAGCTACTTTTTCAATAGCCTTTTTATCCCGTCCGCTGGGTTCTGCTTTTTTTGGACATTATGGAGATAAAATCGGTCGAAAATTTACATTAGTTGCAGCCTTATTGACTATGGGAATTTCTACAGTTACAATAGGATTTTTACCTGGTTATGCCAGTATTGGTGTGGCCGCTCCATTGTTATTGATGCTTTGTCGATTTGGACAAGGTGTAGGTTTAGGAGGAGAGTGGGGAGGAGCTGTTTTATTAGCCATTGAAAATGCACCACCACACAAACGTGCCTGGTACGGGATGTTTCCGCAATTGGGAGCGCCAATCGGATTGTTGCTTTCAGGAGGGACTTTCTTGTTGCTGACGGATTCCATGAGTAATGAAGATTTCATGAATTACGGCTGGAGAATTCCTTTTATCGCCAGTTCGCTATTGGTTATAGTTGGTTTTTATATCCGAACCAAAATTACAGAAACTCCATCATTTGAAAATTCTAAAAATGCGCACGAAGAAGTAAAAGTTCCGTTTTTGACTCTTATTAAATCCTATAAAAACCAATTAATTTTCGGAACATTAGCAGCAGTAACTACATTTTTGGTATTTTATTTAATGACCGTATTTACCCTGAGCTGGGTTACTTCAGATTTAGGTTATGTAAAAAGAGATGCTTTATTGATCCAACTGTTTTCGGTATTGTTTTTTGCTATTTTTATTCCGGTTTCAGCTTTGGTTGCAGATAAAATTGGCCGTAGAAAAATATTAATTTTTACAACAATTGCTATTGCGATTTTCGGATTTCTCTTTTCGTTATTCCTCAATTCAGGAAGTCCGTTTTTAATAACCTCTTTTGTTTGTATCGGAATGTCTTTGATGGGCTTTACTTATGGACCTTTGGGAACTTTTTTATCAGAGTTGTTTCCTACGACTGTTCGTTATTCAGGTGCTTCCTTGACTTTTAATCTGGCAGGAATTTTAGGTGCCGCTTTTGCACCGATGATTGCCATTTGGCTGGCCAGTACGTATGGTTTGAATTATGTTGGTTTTTATCTGACAATTGCGGCTTTTGTTTCTTTAGTTTCCTTTTTAGTGATTTCTAAAAAAGTACATCAGTTTTAG
- the bshC gene encoding bacillithiol biosynthesis cysteine-adding enzyme BshC, with amino-acid sequence MPTDCISYQNSGYFSKLMQDYLDQKPELKPLYNHFPTLENFEKQIIEKQSNFDNANRVALVDTLKKQYQNIEISDSTKQNIELLTLENTFTITTGHQLNLFSGPLYFLYKIISTINLTKELKSKYPSNNFVPIYWMATEDHDFEEINYFNFKGKKFRWNKESTGPVGRLSTEGLAEFLEIYALELGSSTNANTLKKLFEDAYLKHDNLADATRFLANSLFASQGLVIIDADDSDLKRAFIPYAKEELVKQTSFKTVQKTIEKLTDYSVQVNPREINLFYIEDNLRERIIFEKDRYFINNTKISFSKGEIFSELENNPEKFSPNVIMRPLYQEIILPNLCYIGGGGEIAYWLELKSFFDAVNITFPILLVRNSVLLATEKQVKKADQLHLNWKDLFTKQEDLLNAVTHKISAFTIDLSAQKEILKTQFQYLYELADQTDKSFSGAVKAQEIKQTKGLENLEKRLLKAQKRKLQDQLKRVTDLQCELFPNNSLQERQVNFSEFYLEKGEQLIPLLTQKLKPLETNFSIITI; translated from the coding sequence ATGCCAACCGACTGTATCAGCTATCAAAACTCAGGGTATTTCTCTAAATTGATGCAAGACTATTTAGATCAGAAACCAGAATTAAAACCGCTGTACAATCACTTTCCAACACTTGAAAATTTCGAAAAACAAATTATCGAAAAGCAATCAAATTTTGATAACGCAAATCGGGTTGCATTAGTAGATACATTAAAAAAACAATATCAAAATATCGAAATCTCAGATTCGACTAAACAAAATATTGAACTTTTAACACTAGAAAACACATTTACAATTACAACAGGTCATCAGCTAAATTTATTCAGCGGACCATTATATTTTCTTTATAAAATCATTTCAACTATTAATCTTACCAAAGAATTAAAGTCGAAATATCCATCGAATAATTTTGTTCCGATTTACTGGATGGCAACGGAAGATCATGATTTTGAAGAAATCAATTATTTTAATTTTAAAGGAAAAAAATTCCGTTGGAACAAAGAAAGTACGGGGCCTGTTGGAAGACTCTCGACGGAAGGTTTAGCCGAATTTCTGGAAATTTATGCTTTAGAATTGGGATCAAGTACGAATGCCAATACGCTGAAAAAACTGTTTGAAGATGCTTATCTGAAACATGATAATCTTGCAGATGCAACACGTTTTTTAGCCAATAGTCTATTTGCTTCTCAGGGCTTGGTTATCATTGATGCAGATGATTCTGACCTGAAACGAGCTTTTATACCGTATGCAAAAGAAGAATTAGTAAAGCAGACTTCGTTTAAAACTGTACAGAAAACAATCGAAAAACTGACCGATTATAGTGTTCAGGTAAATCCACGCGAAATTAATTTGTTTTATATCGAAGATAATTTGCGTGAGAGAATCATTTTCGAAAAAGACAGATACTTTATAAACAATACGAAAATCTCATTTTCTAAGGGAGAAATTTTCTCTGAACTAGAAAACAATCCTGAAAAATTCAGTCCAAATGTAATTATGCGTCCGTTGTATCAGGAAATTATCTTACCTAATTTATGCTACATTGGCGGAGGCGGAGAAATTGCTTACTGGCTGGAATTGAAATCATTTTTTGATGCCGTAAATATAACTTTCCCAATACTTTTAGTCCGTAATTCAGTACTTCTGGCAACCGAAAAACAGGTTAAAAAAGCAGATCAGTTGCATTTAAACTGGAAAGACTTATTTACGAAACAAGAAGATTTATTAAACGCTGTAACACATAAAATATCAGCTTTTACAATTGATTTATCTGCTCAAAAAGAAATTCTGAAAACCCAGTTTCAATATCTTTACGAATTAGCAGATCAAACCGATAAATCTTTTTCAGGTGCAGTAAAAGCTCAGGAAATTAAACAGACAAAAGGTCTTGAAAACCTTGAAAAACGTTTGCTTAAAGCACAAAAAAGAAAATTGCAGGATCAATTAAAAAGAGTTACTGACTTGCAGTGCGAATTGTTTCCAAATAACAGTTTACAGGAACGTCAGGTCAATTTTTCTGAATTTTATTTAGAAAAAGGCGAACAATTAATTCCATTATTAACTCAAAAATTAAAACCTTTAGAAACTAATTTTTCAATTATTACAATATAG
- a CDS encoding acyltransferase family protein yields MVKERLISLDVFRGLTILLMTIVNNPGDWGNVYPPLLHADWHGCTPTDLVFPFFVFIMGVAVPLAMPEKFYGSTTFSKILVRSLRMLCLGIFFNFFGKIQLFGLDGIPLLIGRLAITIAIGYALMGSFSSKVKNILAFSILLIYLVLAYSDIEAYHNVRLPGVLQRIAIVYFVVSLLYLKTNLKTQIITGAVLILGYWAIMTLIPVPGIGEANLEKGTNLASWLDSILLKGHMYSGTVTWDPEGILSTIPSIVNGIIGLLIGQLLQSDSSKVKKALKMGRIGAFLVISGLLWDLVFPINKSLWTSSYVLFTTGLATVFFTILYYLIDIAEYKKGFKPFLIWGVNPIIVFFCSQIIPQALVMIQFQNPKNPEEQTNLLDFLYRFWIAPFFSNQMTASLAGALVYVCIWTFILWIFYRNKLIFKV; encoded by the coding sequence ATGGTAAAAGAACGCTTAATTTCGCTAGATGTCTTTCGTGGACTCACTATTTTATTAATGACAATTGTCAACAATCCCGGAGACTGGGGCAATGTTTATCCTCCTCTCTTACATGCCGACTGGCATGGATGCACCCCAACCGATTTGGTATTTCCTTTTTTTGTTTTTATTATGGGAGTTGCTGTTCCGCTTGCGATGCCTGAAAAATTTTATGGCAGTACAACATTCAGTAAAATTTTAGTCCGCTCACTTCGAATGTTATGTCTGGGAATTTTCTTCAACTTTTTTGGTAAAATTCAATTATTCGGACTCGACGGAATTCCACTTTTAATTGGAAGATTAGCCATAACCATTGCTATTGGTTATGCTTTAATGGGAAGTTTTAGTTCTAAAGTAAAAAACATTTTAGCTTTTTCAATTCTGCTTATTTATCTGGTTTTGGCCTACAGCGATATAGAAGCCTATCATAATGTAAGGCTTCCTGGGGTTTTACAACGAATTGCCATTGTATATTTCGTAGTTTCACTTTTATATTTAAAAACTAATTTAAAAACACAAATTATAACCGGAGCAGTTTTAATATTAGGATATTGGGCTATAATGACACTGATTCCCGTTCCCGGAATTGGAGAAGCAAATCTTGAAAAAGGAACCAATCTGGCATCATGGCTTGATAGTATTTTGCTAAAAGGTCATATGTATAGCGGTACTGTCACCTGGGATCCAGAAGGAATTTTAAGTACCATTCCATCCATTGTAAATGGAATTATCGGACTATTAATTGGACAGCTTTTGCAAAGTGATAGTTCTAAAGTAAAAAAAGCATTAAAAATGGGCAGGATTGGTGCTTTTCTTGTCATTTCAGGATTACTTTGGGATTTGGTTTTTCCAATCAACAAATCGCTTTGGACAAGCAGTTACGTTTTATTCACAACTGGATTGGCAACCGTATTTTTTACCATATTATATTATCTGATTGATATTGCAGAATATAAAAAAGGTTTTAAACCATTCCTTATCTGGGGTGTAAATCCGATAATTGTTTTTTTCTGTTCTCAGATTATTCCGCAGGCTTTGGTAATGATCCAGTTTCAAAATCCAAAAAATCCCGAAGAACAAACCAATCTTTTAGATTTCTTATACCGCTTCTGGATTGCGCCATTCTTCAGTAACCAAATGACAGCCTCATTAGCCGGTGCACTGGTTTACGTTTGCATCTGGACATTTATTTTGTGGATATTCTACAGAAATAAATTAATATTTAAAGTTTAA